One stretch of Meiothermus cerbereus DSM 11376 DNA includes these proteins:
- the upp gene encoding uracil phosphoribosyltransferase, with product MKLTVVDHPLVQHKLAIIRDKYTGNKEFRELMEEVTMLMAYEAMRDLELAPVTIETPLTSMTAYMLSGKKLAVVAILRAGLIMVDGILKLVPAAKVGHIGLYRDPETLQPVEYYCKLPSDIAERRVFLTDPMLATAGSAVHAISILKSKGAQQIKLMSIIAAPEGIKRVQEAHPDVEIVVAAVDSHLNDHGYIVPGLGDAGDRIYGTK from the coding sequence ATGAAACTGACCGTAGTAGACCACCCCCTGGTACAACACAAGCTGGCCATCATTCGCGACAAGTACACCGGCAACAAAGAGTTCCGCGAGCTAATGGAAGAAGTCACCATGCTGATGGCTTATGAGGCCATGCGTGACCTCGAGCTTGCCCCGGTCACCATCGAAACCCCCCTCACCAGCATGACCGCCTATATGCTTTCAGGCAAAAAGCTCGCCGTGGTAGCCATCCTGCGGGCCGGGCTGATCATGGTGGATGGCATCCTGAAGCTGGTACCCGCCGCCAAAGTAGGGCATATTGGCCTTTACCGCGACCCCGAAACCCTGCAGCCGGTGGAGTATTACTGCAAGCTGCCTTCCGATATCGCCGAGCGACGGGTTTTCCTGACCGACCCCATGCTGGCCACCGCGGGTAGCGCAGTGCACGCCATATCAATCCTGAAGTCCAAAGGGGCTCAGCAAATTAAGCTGATGAGCATCATTGCTGCGCCAGAGGGCATCAAACGCGTCCAGGAAGCACATCCCGATGTGGAGATTGTGGTGGCCGCCGTGGACAGCCACCTCAACGACCATGGCTATATCGTGCCTGGACTGGGCGACGCGGGCGACCGAATCTATGGAACCAAATAA
- a CDS encoding MraY family glycosyltransferase codes for MSEFLKSIGIANPSGSGWLIVVFTFIVAWVVTWRFMPRVRQFALKVGWADQPNARRLNKEPLPNAGGLAIFAGVVAALIVATTLRPILIQEVQVQVLAILLGGAILVLVGFVDDQFGLPPLFRLLVQLLAALLLVAVDIRFHAAFGTALDPFWGMVLTIVWVIGVTNAVNLMDGIDGLAGGIAFITAMSLLAVSAQNPHWAAATLVLAALGGAALGFLRHNFYPSRIIMGDAGAYFFGYVLAATALLGSLKVATVFSLVPIALFLLLPILDTTQVFIRRLFRKQNPLSTPGKDHIHHQLLARGFSQRRTTVILWIATLVLNLVAMWVQGVNPLVIGVTATGIASLLGFTVWRRLRAVWKEAAQVKVNPSQIPPV; via the coding sequence ATGAGCGAGTTTCTGAAGTCGATCGGCATAGCCAACCCAAGCGGCTCGGGCTGGCTCATTGTGGTATTTACGTTTATAGTGGCCTGGGTAGTAACCTGGCGGTTTATGCCCCGGGTACGGCAGTTTGCCCTCAAGGTTGGCTGGGCAGACCAGCCCAACGCCCGCCGTCTGAACAAGGAGCCCTTGCCCAACGCCGGGGGATTGGCGATTTTTGCCGGGGTGGTTGCCGCCCTGATTGTAGCCACTACCCTTCGCCCAATCCTGATCCAGGAAGTGCAGGTACAGGTACTGGCCATCTTATTGGGCGGGGCTATTTTGGTGTTGGTTGGCTTTGTTGACGATCAGTTTGGTCTACCACCGCTATTTAGGCTTTTGGTGCAATTGCTCGCAGCCTTGTTGCTGGTGGCTGTAGACATTCGTTTCCATGCTGCTTTCGGCACCGCACTGGATCCTTTTTGGGGTATGGTCCTGACCATAGTATGGGTCATTGGCGTTACCAACGCGGTCAATCTGATGGACGGCATAGACGGGCTAGCCGGCGGCATCGCTTTTATTACTGCCATGAGCCTGCTGGCTGTCTCGGCCCAGAATCCGCACTGGGCCGCTGCCACCCTGGTGCTGGCCGCACTCGGGGGAGCTGCTCTGGGATTTTTGCGGCACAACTTTTACCCTTCGCGCATCATCATGGGCGATGCTGGAGCCTACTTTTTTGGCTATGTTCTGGCCGCAACAGCCCTGCTGGGCAGCCTGAAAGTTGCTACGGTATTTTCGCTTGTTCCCATAGCGCTGTTTCTGCTGTTGCCCATTCTGGATACCACCCAGGTTTTCATCCGTCGTCTTTTTAGAAAGCAAAACCCCCTGTCTACACCCGGTAAAGACCACATCCATCACCAGCTTTTAGCCCGAGGCTTCTCTCAGCGTCGCACCACCGTCATACTTTGGATAGCGACCCTGGTATTGAACCTGGTAGCCATGTGGGTTCAAGGGGTGAACCCGCTGGTCATAGGGGTTACCGCCACTGGGATTGCATCCCTGCTTGGGTTTACTGTATGGCGCAGGCTTCGGGCAGTCTGGAAGGAAGCCGCGCAAGTCAAGGTCAACCCCAGCCAGATACCCCCGGTGTAA